The following coding sequences lie in one Candidatus Eisenbacteria bacterium genomic window:
- the yajC gene encoding preprotein translocase subunit YajC: MDIRPLLALGASGGSSSSGAPGWSMLILFGGLFVIWWFLFLGPQIKRQKEKQKMLAALKKGDRVLTRGGLLGTIIGVKEKEQIVVVRLSENVKVEVVRSAVEGVLQPEEVVKE; this comes from the coding sequence ATGGACATACGGCCGCTTCTCGCGCTCGGCGCCTCCGGAGGCTCCTCTTCGTCGGGGGCCCCGGGATGGTCGATGCTGATCCTGTTCGGAGGTCTCTTCGTTATCTGGTGGTTTCTCTTTCTCGGACCTCAGATCAAGAGACAGAAAGAGAAGCAGAAGATGCTCGCCGCCCTCAAGAAGGGGGACCGCGTGCTCACGAGGGGCGGGCTCCTCGGGACGATCATCGGCGTCAAGGAGAAGGAGCAGATCGTCGTGGTCCGGCTTTCCGAGAACGTGAAGGTCGAGGTGGTCCGAAGCGCGGTCGAGGGGGTCCTCCAGCCGGAAGAGGTCGTTAAGGAGTGA
- a CDS encoding FKBP-type peptidyl-prolyl cis-trans isomerase, protein MRRTIRSAVPVLLLPLLLLSCEGEKSRTEERTPPPAAEQRTPPRPETAETPAMPAGERGAIASMLGIDLADLVRDPSGLEYVVRRPGTGETPKTGERIRAHYTGYLLDGKKFDSSVDRGAPFETEIGVGRVIPGWDLAFTNMRVGEKRVLFIPADLGYGARGAGGGVIPPNADLVFDVELIDIVK, encoded by the coding sequence ATGAGACGAACCATCCGATCCGCCGTTCCCGTTCTTCTCCTCCCGCTTCTTCTCCTCTCGTGCGAGGGGGAGAAGAGCCGAACCGAGGAGAGAACCCCGCCACCCGCCGCCGAGCAGAGGACGCCCCCACGGCCGGAGACCGCCGAAACGCCGGCGATGCCCGCCGGAGAGAGAGGAGCGATCGCCTCAATGCTCGGCATCGATCTCGCCGATCTCGTTCGCGACCCGAGCGGGCTCGAGTACGTCGTGCGCCGTCCCGGGACGGGCGAGACGCCGAAGACGGGCGAGCGGATCCGCGCGCACTACACCGGCTATCTGCTCGACGGGAAGAAGTTCGACTCGAGCGTCGACCGGGGCGCCCCCTTCGAGACGGAGATCGGGGTCGGCCGCGTGATTCCAGGATGGGACCTCGCCTTCACGAACATGCGCGTCGGCGAAAAGCGCGTTCTCTTCATCCCGGCCGATCTTGGCTACGGAGCGCGCGGCGCCGGCGGCGGCGTGATCCCGCCGAACGCGGATCTCGTCTTCGACGTGGAGCTCATCGACATCGTGAAGTAG
- the tgt gene encoding tRNA guanosine(34) transglycosylase Tgt, producing MSEAIFTIEARDGEGAARAGTLLTAHGAVPTPAFMPVGTRGAVRTLDPLEVEQAGASILLANTYHLYLRPGHALIRERGGLHRFMRWPRPILTDSGGFQVFSLAALRKVRDEGVRFQSHIDGSFHDLTPELAVRIQAALGTDIAMSLDVCPPYPFERREIETAVRRTTLWASRGKRALEETGPEETPEGKRPLLFGIVQGGADEGLRRRSAEEIAGIGFPGYAAGGLSVGEPKEAFLAAVAFTAPLLPEEKPRYLMGVGFPEDILAAIASGFDLFDCVLPTRMARNGTMLTSRGRLVVKNAAYASDDRPPDPACDCPACRRFSRAYIRHLFSVGEILALRLATLHNLRFYFRLMEGAREAIRADAFPSWSAAFLETYRSEEGLEDPRR from the coding sequence ATGAGCGAGGCGATCTTCACGATCGAGGCGCGCGACGGGGAGGGGGCCGCGCGGGCGGGGACGCTCCTCACGGCCCACGGAGCCGTGCCGACCCCCGCTTTCATGCCGGTCGGGACCAGGGGCGCCGTGCGGACGCTCGATCCGCTCGAGGTGGAACAAGCGGGCGCGTCGATCCTCCTCGCGAACACGTATCATCTCTACCTCCGCCCCGGCCACGCCCTCATCCGCGAGCGAGGAGGCCTCCACCGATTCATGAGATGGCCCCGGCCGATCTTGACCGACAGCGGGGGCTTCCAGGTCTTCTCCCTGGCGGCGCTCCGCAAGGTGAGGGACGAGGGGGTCCGATTCCAATCGCACATCGACGGTTCCTTTCACGATCTGACTCCGGAGCTCGCCGTGCGGATCCAAGCGGCGCTCGGGACCGACATCGCGATGAGCCTCGACGTCTGCCCGCCCTATCCGTTCGAGAGAAGAGAGATCGAGACGGCGGTCCGCCGAACGACCCTCTGGGCGTCGAGGGGGAAGCGCGCGCTCGAGGAGACCGGGCCTGAGGAGACTCCGGAGGGGAAGCGGCCGCTCCTTTTCGGCATCGTGCAAGGGGGAGCGGACGAGGGGCTTCGCAGGCGGAGCGCCGAGGAGATCGCGGGGATCGGCTTCCCCGGCTATGCCGCCGGCGGTCTCTCGGTCGGCGAGCCGAAGGAGGCGTTCCTCGCGGCGGTCGCCTTCACCGCGCCTCTCCTCCCCGAGGAGAAGCCGCGCTATCTCATGGGGGTCGGGTTCCCCGAGGACATCCTCGCCGCGATCGCTTCAGGGTTCGATCTTTTCGATTGCGTCCTTCCGACGCGGATGGCGCGGAACGGAACGATGCTGACGAGCCGCGGGCGGCTCGTCGTCAAGAACGCGGCCTACGCGAGTGACGACCGTCCGCCCGATCCGGCGTGCGATTGCCCGGCGTGCCGGCGCTTCAGCCGCGCCTACATCCGGCATCTCTTCTCGGTCGGCGAGATCTTGGCCCTTCGCCTCGCGACGCTCCACAACCTCCGGTTCTATTTCCGGTTGATGGAAGGCGCGCGAGAGGCGATTCGCGCGGACGCCTTCCCCTCCTGGTCGGCCGCCTTCCTCGAAACCTACCGCTCGGAGGAGGGGCTCGAGGACCCGCGCCGCTAG
- a CDS encoding T9SS type A sorting domain-containing protein, with the protein MRFVLVSILCLFGVLHATLGFAAAPGEDFSAIVRDAVREGRLTEEEAVLQTFRYAFSPETVRADLLPERAIPLKCLTPAILEFDRMRATMSPAAAEEIDRYLSGSLLVGKTTAMTYDSPAGLFRLTYETSGQHAPPQADINPANGVPDYVEWVATYCDSSWHREIDGLGFNPPALSPGELYPISFQNMGAYGYTMDMGHGRSRIVIENDFVGFPSNQDPEGTQKGAAKVTCAHEFKHASQMNTTGAMAMGGWVELDATWMEDVVYDETNDYYNYLGSGSGISHPDQSLDYGGSGSYEDCIWQHHLCETWGLGMGLALMQRREAYPGETTTASYAAIITDQGSDFASAFTTYATWNYKSSIFADSTSDGYEEAASYPMPGILKVVEAYPDSHTGSVARMAANFFQCKGMATIDRLRIRFEGTPGTKQRVVALLRLKGTLGGGFIREDVPLDSLNLADYIVSRPGSDLRQIAVIVVNGARTGSAAAYSITFENGDIQISVAGPVPTTFPFDLRPNEPNPFNPQTTIAFSLPSAARASLLVYNSAGRAIRTLWDGEKAAGTHAVLWDGRDDLGREVASGVYLYRLAAEKRTETRKMLLVR; encoded by the coding sequence ATGCGTTTCGTTCTGGTTTCGATCCTTTGTCTCTTCGGGGTTCTTCATGCGACCTTGGGATTCGCCGCCGCGCCCGGCGAGGATTTCTCCGCGATCGTCCGCGATGCGGTCCGGGAGGGACGGCTCACAGAGGAAGAGGCCGTTCTTCAGACCTTCCGCTACGCGTTCTCTCCGGAGACCGTCCGCGCGGATCTTCTTCCCGAGCGCGCGATCCCTCTCAAGTGCCTCACCCCCGCGATTCTGGAGTTCGATCGCATGCGGGCGACGATGAGCCCGGCCGCGGCGGAGGAGATCGACCGGTATCTTTCCGGATCGCTGCTCGTCGGAAAGACGACCGCAATGACCTACGACAGCCCTGCGGGGCTCTTCCGCCTCACCTACGAGACGAGCGGGCAGCATGCCCCTCCGCAAGCGGACATCAACCCAGCGAACGGGGTCCCCGACTACGTCGAGTGGGTCGCGACCTATTGCGACTCCTCGTGGCACCGCGAGATCGACGGTCTCGGGTTCAACCCTCCCGCGCTCTCCCCGGGCGAGCTCTACCCGATCTCCTTCCAGAACATGGGGGCCTACGGCTACACGATGGACATGGGCCACGGACGGAGCCGCATCGTGATCGAGAACGACTTCGTCGGGTTTCCCTCGAACCAGGATCCGGAGGGGACGCAGAAGGGCGCGGCGAAGGTGACGTGCGCGCACGAGTTCAAGCACGCGAGCCAAATGAACACGACCGGCGCGATGGCGATGGGCGGTTGGGTCGAGCTCGACGCGACCTGGATGGAGGATGTCGTTTACGACGAAACCAACGACTACTATAACTATCTTGGTTCGGGGTCGGGCATCTCGCATCCCGATCAGTCGCTCGACTACGGAGGCTCGGGAAGTTACGAGGACTGCATCTGGCAGCATCATCTCTGCGAGACGTGGGGGCTCGGAATGGGCCTTGCCCTTATGCAGCGCCGCGAGGCGTACCCGGGCGAGACGACGACCGCTTCTTACGCGGCCATCATCACCGATCAGGGGTCGGACTTCGCGAGCGCCTTCACCACCTACGCGACGTGGAACTACAAGAGCTCAATCTTCGCGGATTCCACGAGCGACGGCTACGAGGAAGCGGCCTCGTACCCGATGCCCGGCATCCTGAAGGTCGTCGAGGCGTATCCGGATTCCCACACCGGCTCGGTGGCGCGGATGGCCGCGAATTTCTTCCAGTGCAAAGGAATGGCGACGATCGATCGCCTGCGCATCCGCTTCGAGGGGACTCCGGGGACGAAGCAGCGGGTGGTCGCCCTTCTCCGCCTGAAGGGGACTCTCGGCGGCGGGTTCATCCGCGAGGACGTTCCACTCGACTCGCTGAACCTGGCGGACTACATCGTCTCGAGACCCGGGTCGGACCTCAGGCAGATCGCGGTGATCGTCGTGAACGGAGCCAGAACCGGCTCGGCGGCCGCCTACTCGATCACGTTCGAGAACGGGGACATCCAGATCTCCGTCGCGGGACCGGTCCCCACGACCTTCCCGTTCGATCTTCGGCCGAACGAGCCGAATCCCTTCAATCCTCAAACGACGATCGCCTTTTCGCTCCCGAGCGCCGCGCGCGCGTCGCTTCTCGTGTACAATTCCGCCGGGCGCGCGATCCGGACCTTGTGGGACGGCGAGAAGGCGGCGGGGACTCACGCCGTCCTGTGGGACGGGCGCGACGACCTGGGACGCGAGGTCGCCTCGGGCGTCTATCTCTACCGCCTGGCGGCGGAGAAGAGGACCGAGACGAGGAAGATGCTTCTCGTCCGGTGA
- the queA gene encoding tRNA preQ1(34) S-adenosylmethionine ribosyltransferase-isomerase QueA, whose amino-acid sequence MNLSDFDFDLPADRIAQFPLPDRAASRMMVIDRSKNTIRHSVARRLPEELSKDDLLVLNDSRVFPARLRGEAVGGRPLEALFVRPLGKGEWVLLLKPARRVRRGSLVRFESAGLEGETVRPAGEGEWIVRFPEGEAIESALERAGEVPLPPYIRRKPVEEDRTRYQTVFAREKGSIAAPTAGLHFTEALLRDLGARGVAAARLTLHVGPGTFRPIRADRIESHRFEAEFYRVPEETAAAIRRAREKGGRVVAVGTTVVRTLEGAAAEGRTVRAGSGWTDLFIRPPYEPKVVDALLTNFHLPRSTLFVLVAAFAGLERMKSAYRAAVEAGYRFYSYGDCTLIV is encoded by the coding sequence GTGAACCTCTCCGACTTCGACTTCGACCTTCCTGCGGATCGGATCGCGCAGTTCCCGCTTCCCGATCGCGCGGCCTCCCGCATGATGGTGATCGATCGGTCGAAGAACACGATCCGGCATTCCGTCGCCCGGCGTCTTCCCGAAGAACTTTCTAAGGACGATCTTCTCGTTCTGAATGATTCGCGCGTCTTTCCCGCGCGTCTCCGAGGGGAAGCCGTGGGCGGCCGTCCGCTCGAGGCGCTCTTCGTGCGTCCGCTCGGAAAAGGGGAGTGGGTCCTTCTCCTCAAGCCCGCCCGCCGGGTGCGGCGGGGTAGCCTCGTTCGCTTCGAATCGGCCGGCCTCGAAGGGGAGACGGTCCGTCCCGCCGGGGAAGGGGAGTGGATCGTGCGGTTCCCGGAAGGCGAAGCGATCGAGAGCGCGCTCGAACGGGCGGGAGAGGTTCCGCTTCCCCCGTACATCCGCCGTAAACCGGTCGAAGAGGACAGGACGCGCTACCAGACGGTCTTCGCGCGCGAGAAGGGATCGATCGCCGCTCCGACCGCGGGGCTCCACTTCACCGAGGCGCTTCTTCGCGACCTCGGGGCGCGGGGGGTCGCCGCCGCGCGCCTCACGCTGCACGTCGGGCCCGGAACCTTCCGTCCGATTCGCGCCGACCGGATCGAGAGCCATCGGTTCGAGGCGGAGTTCTACCGAGTCCCCGAGGAGACGGCCGCCGCAATTCGGCGGGCGCGAGAGAAGGGAGGGCGCGTCGTCGCGGTTGGGACGACGGTCGTCCGCACGCTCGAGGGGGCCGCCGCGGAGGGACGAACAGTCCGCGCCGGGTCGGGATGGACCGATCTCTTCATTCGCCCTCCCTATGAGCCGAAGGTCGTCGACGCGCTCCTCACGAACTTCCACCTTCCGCGATCGACGCTCTTCGTTCTCGTCGCCGCTTTCGCCGGGCTCGAGCGGATGAAGTCCGCGTACCGCGCCGCGGTGGAAGCCGGCTACCGGTTCTACAGCTACGGGGATTGCACGCTGATCGTCTGA
- the ruvB gene encoding Holliday junction branch migration DNA helicase RuvB has protein sequence MSEEKRPQGTELVAGSPLPGEDRLEETLRPTRLEDFIGQDKVKANLRVFIEATRKRGEALDHVLLSGPPGLGKTTLARILSEELGVEIRASSGPVLDRPGDLAGLLTSLPERSILFLDEIHRMTSNVEEYLYPAMEDFEIDILIDKGPHARSVRLHLNRFTLVGATTRSGLLTRPLRSRFGVECHLDFYQPGDLERIAHRSSRILGIELDREGAGEIARRSRGTPRVVNRLLRRVRDFAEVEGKGVIDGPLARHALERLDVDERGLNGMDLRILDAVVRRFDGGPVGLDTLAISVGEESDTIEEVHEPFLVREGLLMRTPRGRVATLEAFRHLGALPPGARRPGQDRLL, from the coding sequence ATGTCTGAGGAGAAGCGTCCGCAGGGGACGGAGCTCGTCGCGGGGAGCCCGCTTCCGGGCGAAGACCGCCTCGAAGAGACTCTCCGCCCCACGCGGCTCGAGGACTTCATCGGACAAGACAAGGTGAAAGCGAACCTCCGCGTCTTCATTGAGGCGACAAGGAAGCGGGGCGAGGCGCTCGACCATGTCCTTCTCTCCGGGCCCCCCGGTCTCGGAAAGACGACGCTCGCGCGGATCCTCTCCGAGGAGCTCGGCGTGGAGATCCGGGCCTCCTCGGGGCCCGTTCTCGATCGGCCGGGGGATCTCGCCGGGCTCCTCACGAGCCTTCCCGAACGGTCGATCCTCTTCCTCGACGAGATCCATCGGATGACCAGCAACGTGGAGGAGTACCTCTATCCGGCGATGGAGGACTTCGAGATCGACATCCTCATCGACAAAGGACCGCACGCGCGTTCTGTCCGTTTACATCTCAACCGGTTCACTCTCGTCGGAGCGACGACCCGCTCCGGGCTCCTCACGCGCCCCCTGAGAAGCCGTTTCGGCGTCGAGTGCCATCTCGATTTCTATCAGCCGGGGGATCTCGAGCGGATCGCGCACCGATCGAGCCGAATCCTCGGGATCGAGCTCGATCGGGAAGGAGCGGGGGAGATCGCCCGCCGCTCGCGGGGGACGCCGCGCGTCGTGAACCGCCTTCTCCGCCGGGTGCGCGACTTCGCAGAGGTCGAGGGGAAGGGCGTGATCGACGGGCCGCTCGCCCGGCACGCGCTCGAGCGGCTCGACGTGGACGAAAGGGGCCTGAACGGGATGGACCTCCGCATCCTCGATGCGGTCGTGCGGCGTTTCGACGGAGGTCCGGTCGGCCTCGACACGCTCGCGATCTCGGTGGGAGAGGAGTCGGACACGATCGAGGAGGTCCACGAGCCGTTTCTCGTGCGCGAGGGGCTTCTCATGCGGACGCCGCGGGGAAGGGTCGCGACGCTCGAGGCGTTCCGCCATCTCGGTGCCTTGCCTCCGGGCGCCCGCCGGCCGGGCCAGGACCGGCTCCTCTGA
- the ruvA gene encoding Holliday junction branch migration protein RuvA — protein sequence MIAYVEGVLAEKGAMRAVVDVGGVGFALTVSLSTLEDLPREGTRVRLFAHTYLREETIQLFGFSTKAELDLFRLLLVVPGVGPKIALSVLSAMRPDPFRRAVVDGNTAELSRIPGIGKKSAERLVVELRSRFTERGVEGAALAAAGGVAMEARLALEALGYKPDRASQAIAHALSLRAGKEPSVEELVREALAHV from the coding sequence GTGATCGCCTACGTCGAGGGCGTCTTGGCGGAGAAGGGGGCGATGCGGGCGGTCGTCGACGTCGGAGGCGTCGGCTTCGCGCTGACCGTCTCGCTCTCGACCCTCGAGGATCTCCCGCGCGAGGGGACCAGGGTGCGGCTCTTCGCGCACACGTATCTCCGGGAGGAGACGATCCAGCTCTTCGGCTTCTCGACGAAGGCCGAGCTCGATCTCTTCCGCCTTCTTCTCGTCGTTCCGGGCGTCGGACCGAAGATCGCCCTCTCCGTTCTCTCCGCGATGCGTCCGGATCCGTTTCGGCGCGCCGTGGTCGACGGGAACACGGCGGAGCTCTCGCGGATTCCGGGGATCGGGAAGAAGAGCGCGGAGAGGCTCGTGGTGGAGCTCCGGAGCCGCTTCACCGAGCGCGGCGTCGAGGGAGCCGCGCTCGCGGCGGCGGGGGGCGTGGCGATGGAGGCGCGCCTTGCCCTCGAGGCGCTCGGCTACAAACCGGACCGCGCCTCGCAGGCGATCGCGCACGCGCTTTCGCTCCGCGCGGGGAAGGAGCCGTCGGTGGAAGAGCTCGTTCGGGAGGCGCTCGCGCATGTCTGA
- the ruvC gene encoding crossover junction endodeoxyribonuclease RuvC: MIVLGIDPGGRGTGFALLRLDGSRIEHLRSGTIRTEREARLAEKLLRIHAGVAGILAEGTVDEVAVEDVYQGVNPRTASRIGHVRGVVMLAAAEAGLPVFEYPPNEVKSAVVGNGLASKEQVRLMVQQILSLREGVRSADESDALAVAVCHCHRAHSRAAR, encoded by the coding sequence ATGATCGTCCTCGGGATCGATCCGGGAGGCAGGGGCACCGGTTTCGCGCTTCTCCGTCTCGACGGAAGCCGCATCGAGCATCTTCGCTCCGGAACGATCCGGACGGAGAGGGAAGCCCGCCTCGCGGAGAAGCTCCTCCGGATCCACGCGGGCGTCGCCGGGATCCTCGCCGAGGGGACTGTCGACGAGGTCGCCGTCGAGGACGTCTACCAGGGGGTGAACCCCCGCACCGCCTCGCGCATCGGACACGTCCGTGGGGTCGTGATGCTCGCGGCGGCGGAGGCGGGCCTCCCGGTCTTCGAGTATCCTCCGAACGAGGTGAAGTCGGCCGTCGTCGGAAACGGCCTCGCATCGAAGGAACAGGTTCGCTTGATGGTTCAACAGATTCTCTCGCTCCGCGAGGGCGTTCGGTCGGCGGACGAATCGGACGCGCTCGCGGTCGCCGTCTGCCATTGCCATCGCGCGCACTCGAGGGCGGCACGGTGA
- a CDS encoding YebC/PmpR family DNA-binding transcriptional regulator — MSGHSKWATIRRKKGKVDAERGRIFTRLIREITVSARNGGGDPDGNPRLRTAIDAARAANMPAANIERAIKKGTGDLPGQVIEEVAYEAYAPGGVALLIETVTDNRNRTASEVRHLLTKYGGRMGEVGSVSYLFAQKGLVVVQKGSLSEEDLMLSALDAGAEDVSDEGDSWEITTAPADLSKVAEVLRAAGAPPSSASLTRLPKSTVPVGKEHAGKVLRLVESLEDHDDVQQVSANFDIPDEVLEELGSSEE, encoded by the coding sequence ATGTCGGGTCATTCGAAATGGGCGACCATCCGTCGGAAGAAGGGGAAGGTCGACGCGGAGCGCGGCCGAATCTTCACGCGGCTCATCCGCGAGATCACGGTTTCCGCGCGGAACGGCGGGGGAGACCCCGACGGCAACCCGCGTCTCCGAACCGCGATCGATGCGGCGCGCGCGGCGAACATGCCCGCGGCGAACATCGAGCGCGCGATCAAGAAGGGAACCGGCGATCTTCCGGGACAGGTGATCGAGGAGGTCGCGTACGAGGCGTACGCGCCCGGGGGCGTCGCCCTCCTCATCGAGACCGTGACGGACAACCGGAACCGCACCGCGTCGGAGGTGCGGCATCTCCTCACGAAGTACGGCGGCCGCATGGGCGAGGTCGGTTCGGTCTCCTACTTGTTCGCGCAGAAGGGGCTCGTCGTCGTCCAGAAGGGATCGCTCAGCGAGGAGGACCTGATGCTCTCGGCGCTCGACGCGGGCGCCGAGGACGTGTCGGATGAGGGGGACTCGTGGGAGATCACGACCGCCCCGGCCGATCTCTCCAAGGTCGCCGAGGTCCTTCGCGCGGCGGGAGCTCCGCCCTCGAGCGCGAGCCTGACGCGCCTCCCGAAATCGACCGTCCCCGTCGGCAAGGAACACGCGGGGAAGGTCCTTCGGCTCGTCGAGAGTCTCGAGGATCACGACGACGTCCAGCAGGTGTCCGCGAACTTCGACATCCCGGACGAAGTCCTCGAGGAGCTCGGCTCCTCCGAGGAGTAG
- the fusA gene encoding elongation factor G produces the protein MKEYGTEALRNLVLIGHGGSGKTSLAEAFLFVGQSASRLGKVDDGTSHFDSDDEEKKRKITIRSSLGFVEWKKRKINFIDTPGYADFVGDVVAAAQVADAVLLLLDAQSGVEVGTERGYQFARARNLPAFIVVNRADREHSDYSRAVESVGEALIPGTVPVTLPIDEGESFSSVIDVLRMKAFRYAGDGSGKAAEIEIPASHAAEAAAAREKLIEQIAETDDALVEKYLEGGGLTEEELLTGFRAGIARGTLRPAFAVSAAKLVGVDLLLDAVAEAGPSPLDRPEVVSAEGETRKVGNSGKTAALAFKTVSEAHMGELTVFRVFTGTLEPGRDYANANKGKGERMGQLYFLQGRERVDTPRISAGDLGAAVKLRETKAGDTVCEANGSFLLPPIPFPKPVIEFAVVAKNQGEEDKIANGLARLQEEDPTFHAGYDPDVRQTLIRGLGELHLDIQARRLKERFGVEVELVKPRIPYRETIRGRSDVQGRYKKQTGGRGQFGDVWLKLEPKERGGGFEFVDEVVGGVVPGKFIPAVEKGVVAAMEEGVLAGCKVVDLRVTIYDGSYHAVDSSENSFKVAGSMAFKKGFLEANPVLLEPIYVVKVTVPEEFMGDVMGDLSSRRGKILGMDSQGPFQVIRAQVPLSELYKYSTHLRSLTQGRGGVEREFSHYEEVPKEIAEKVVTEAQAAKQEA, from the coding sequence GTGAAAGAGTACGGAACGGAAGCCCTTCGCAACCTGGTCCTCATCGGCCACGGGGGCTCTGGAAAGACATCGCTCGCCGAGGCGTTCCTCTTCGTCGGCCAATCCGCGAGCCGTCTCGGCAAGGTCGACGATGGAACCTCCCACTTCGACTCCGACGACGAGGAGAAGAAGCGGAAGATCACGATTCGAAGCAGCCTCGGTTTCGTGGAGTGGAAGAAGCGCAAGATCAACTTCATCGATACTCCCGGGTACGCCGATTTCGTCGGCGACGTCGTCGCCGCTGCCCAGGTCGCGGACGCGGTGCTCCTACTCCTCGACGCGCAGTCGGGCGTCGAGGTCGGAACCGAGAGAGGCTACCAGTTCGCGCGCGCGCGAAACCTCCCGGCGTTCATCGTCGTGAATCGAGCCGATCGGGAGCACTCCGATTACTCTCGAGCGGTCGAATCGGTCGGCGAGGCGCTCATCCCCGGCACCGTCCCCGTCACGCTCCCGATCGACGAGGGGGAGTCGTTCTCTTCGGTAATCGATGTTTTGCGTATGAAGGCATTCCGTTACGCGGGCGACGGGTCGGGGAAGGCGGCGGAGATCGAGATCCCGGCGTCTCACGCGGCCGAGGCGGCCGCCGCGCGGGAGAAGCTGATCGAGCAGATCGCGGAAACCGACGACGCTCTCGTCGAGAAATACCTCGAGGGAGGGGGGCTGACCGAGGAGGAGTTGCTCACTGGTTTCCGCGCGGGGATCGCCCGGGGCACGCTCCGTCCGGCCTTCGCGGTCTCCGCCGCGAAGCTCGTAGGCGTCGATCTCCTTCTCGACGCCGTCGCGGAGGCGGGTCCCTCGCCGCTCGATCGCCCCGAGGTCGTTTCCGCCGAAGGAGAGACCCGCAAGGTCGGGAACTCCGGGAAGACCGCGGCGCTCGCCTTCAAGACCGTTTCGGAGGCGCACATGGGCGAGCTCACGGTCTTTCGCGTGTTCACGGGGACCCTGGAGCCGGGGCGCGACTACGCGAACGCGAACAAGGGGAAGGGGGAGCGGATGGGGCAGCTCTACTTCCTTCAGGGGCGCGAGCGAGTGGATACGCCGCGGATCAGCGCGGGAGATCTCGGCGCGGCGGTGAAGCTGCGCGAGACGAAGGCGGGGGACACCGTGTGCGAAGCGAACGGATCGTTTCTCCTTCCGCCGATCCCCTTCCCGAAGCCGGTGATCGAGTTCGCCGTGGTCGCCAAGAACCAGGGCGAGGAGGACAAGATCGCAAACGGGCTCGCGCGGCTTCAGGAGGAGGACCCGACTTTCCACGCCGGGTACGATCCGGATGTCCGCCAGACGCTCATCCGCGGGCTCGGCGAGCTGCACCTCGATATTCAGGCTCGGCGCCTCAAGGAGCGTTTTGGGGTGGAAGTCGAGCTCGTGAAGCCGCGGATTCCCTATCGCGAGACGATTCGGGGTCGTTCCGATGTTCAAGGTCGATACAAGAAACAAACCGGCGGCCGCGGGCAGTTCGGCGACGTGTGGCTCAAGCTGGAGCCGAAGGAGCGGGGGGGCGGTTTCGAGTTCGTCGACGAGGTCGTGGGAGGGGTGGTTCCGGGGAAGTTCATCCCCGCGGTGGAGAAGGGGGTCGTCGCTGCGATGGAGGAGGGGGTCCTCGCCGGATGCAAGGTGGTGGACCTCCGCGTGACGATCTACGACGGCTCCTATCATGCCGTCGACTCGTCGGAGAACTCGTTCAAGGTCGCCGGCTCGATGGCGTTCAAGAAGGGGTTTCTCGAGGCGAACCCGGTGCTCCTCGAGCCGATCTACGTGGTGAAGGTGACGGTTCCGGAGGAGTTCATGGGGGACGTGATGGGCGACCTCTCGTCGCGCCGAGGGAAGATCCTCGGGATGGACTCGCAGGGACCGTTCCAGGTGATCCGCGCGCAAGTGCCCCTCTCGGAGCTCTACAAGTACTCGACTCATCTTCGATCGCTGACGCAGGGGCGCGGCGGGGTCGAGCGGGAGTTCTCGCACTACGAGGAGGTTCCGAAGGAGATCGCCGAGAAGGTGGTCACGGAGGCGCAGGCGGCGAAGCAGGAGGCATAG